In a single window of the Pandoraea pulmonicola genome:
- a CDS encoding YncE family protein — translation MGKEIDVGIGPWTMVLDKTNHYLYISTADGTITIINTLDNTAHVRAISTNMLDITALAVDEKLQILYVLNLGDVHKDGTVLAVNLNAPDPKVDGWVRIGFLADGVAVDQRNHTVWATSLNSNTVTPIQPKFSDVRIVHPSAYGVVPAGSIRFSGVGEPDSSIRVTVTTANQAHRLILPLCFVDEKTREWEVNGTIKAPGKYIATAHQFVGKIETSRYVVRFTVSTDS, via the coding sequence GGACGATGGTGCTGGATAAAACCAATCACTATTTATACATATCAACCGCTGACGGCACGATTACCATCATAAATACCCTTGATAACACAGCCCACGTGCGCGCGATCAGTACAAACATGCTTGATATTACAGCGCTGGCTGTTGATGAGAAGCTTCAGATTTTATATGTATTGAATTTAGGGGATGTTCATAAGGACGGGACGGTTTTAGCCGTCAACTTGAACGCCCCGGATCCCAAGGTGGATGGTTGGGTGAGAATAGGTTTTCTGGCGGACGGGGTAGCGGTGGATCAACGAAACCATACCGTATGGGCAACCAGTCTGAACAGCAACACGGTAACCCCTATTCAGCCTAAGTTCTCCGACGTGCGCATCGTTCACCCCAGCGCGTATGGCGTGGTACCGGCCGGTAGTATTCGTTTCTCCGGGGTGGGGGAACCCGACTCTTCCATCCGCGTGACGGTAACGACGGCGAACCAGGCACACCGGTTGATTCTGCCATTGTGCTTCGTCGATGAAAAAACGCGTGAATGGGAGGTCAATGGAACCATCAAGGCTCCAGGGAAATACATCGCCACTGCGCATCAATTTGTGGGAAAGATCGAGACGTCGAGATACGTCGTTCGTTTTACCGTTTCAACCGACAGTTGA
- a CDS encoding CBS domain-containing protein has product MQTHPSQQSRSPSGQFLRDVMTRDPAFVRREDTIQHAAKLMADLNIGALPVCADGHLEGMITDRDISVRCVASGKRANSKVGDAMSDGAQWCREDDTVEDACDTMCREQIRRMPVVDDNKKLVGMVSMGDIATKVADEATCGRIVAEVSVPSAPNR; this is encoded by the coding sequence ATGCAGACACACCCATCGCAACAATCGCGTTCACCGTCAGGACAGTTCCTGCGCGACGTGATGACTCGCGATCCGGCATTCGTCCGCCGCGAGGACACGATTCAACACGCCGCGAAACTGATGGCGGATCTGAACATCGGTGCGTTGCCGGTATGTGCGGACGGCCACCTGGAAGGCATGATCACCGACCGCGACATTTCGGTCCGGTGCGTGGCTTCCGGCAAGCGCGCCAATTCCAAGGTCGGCGACGCCATGTCGGACGGCGCGCAATGGTGCCGTGAGGACGACACCGTCGAGGACGCCTGCGACACCATGTGCCGCGAGCAGATCCGCCGCATGCCGGTCGTCGACGACAACAAGAAGTTGGTCGGCATGGTATCGATGGGCGATATCGCGACCAAGGTCGCCGACGAAGCCACGTGCGGCAGGATAGTCGCCGAAGTGTCAGTCCCGTCAGCGCCGAACCGCTGA
- a CDS encoding tautomerase family protein, producing MPLAHISLRTGKTEAYRQGIFDSLYRALRETFSVPEDDQFMTITEHDAANFRYGASYFGIARSEDVIFIQISASDTRTFEQKKALFRRTVELLGENPGVRPEDVLINLIEVRKENWSLGNGLAQYA from the coding sequence ATGCCTTTGGCCCACATCTCGTTGCGTACCGGCAAGACGGAAGCCTACCGTCAAGGGATCTTCGACAGCCTCTATCGCGCGCTGCGCGAAACGTTCAGTGTCCCCGAGGACGACCAGTTCATGACCATCACGGAACACGACGCCGCAAACTTCCGCTACGGCGCGTCCTATTTCGGTATCGCGCGTAGTGAGGACGTTATCTTCATTCAGATTTCAGCGTCCGACACCCGCACCTTCGAGCAGAAGAAGGCCCTGTTCAGACGAACCGTGGAACTGCTCGGCGAAAATCCCGGGGTGCGGCCGGAGGACGTGCTCATCAACCTCATCGAGGTCAGAAAGGAGAACTGGTCGCTCGGCAACGGACTGGCTCAATACGCCTGA
- a CDS encoding LysR family transcriptional regulator, whose amino-acid sequence MTVRPLDLDAVQAFVRIADLGSFTRAAEAMQTTQAAVSLKLQRLEQRLGCRLVERTPRYVELSAQGIAFLDHARDLLAVHDRALAGLTGVRQRLVVGISDHVAGPELPALIARMNAQDPQLLIEIRIGSSGDLLQSFDRRELDSVIVRLHVGRSDGEILAEEKFGWFAAPGWQYRAGEPLPIATLAEPCGVRAMASQLLDAAGIPWTEVFVGGGVAAVSAAVVAGLGVAALAPRMLPLGAIDISAKLGLPDLPRLPVLLHSRVRGGRPAEALAALSAAFRAAVRG is encoded by the coding sequence ATGACAGTGCGCCCGCTCGACCTCGATGCCGTTCAAGCGTTTGTCCGTATCGCGGACCTGGGCAGCTTCACGCGTGCGGCGGAAGCCATGCAAACGACGCAGGCAGCCGTCAGCCTGAAGCTTCAACGGCTCGAACAGAGACTGGGCTGCCGGCTCGTGGAGCGGACTCCCAGGTACGTCGAGCTCTCCGCGCAAGGCATTGCCTTCCTCGACCATGCCCGGGATCTCCTGGCGGTACACGATCGCGCGCTGGCAGGACTCACTGGCGTCCGACAGCGTCTCGTTGTCGGCATCAGCGACCATGTTGCCGGGCCCGAGCTCCCCGCGCTGATTGCGCGCATGAACGCGCAGGACCCGCAACTGCTGATAGAAATTCGAATTGGCTCATCGGGCGACCTGCTTCAGAGTTTCGACCGGCGAGAACTCGATTCGGTGATCGTTCGTTTGCATGTCGGCCGCAGCGACGGTGAAATTCTTGCCGAAGAGAAATTCGGTTGGTTCGCCGCGCCGGGTTGGCAGTATCGTGCGGGCGAGCCGCTGCCGATTGCCACCCTCGCCGAACCCTGCGGCGTCCGGGCGATGGCGAGCCAGCTTCTGGATGCGGCGGGAATTCCCTGGACAGAAGTTTTCGTGGGCGGTGGCGTCGCCGCCGTCTCGGCGGCGGTTGTGGCCGGACTCGGCGTCGCCGCCTTGGCGCCCCGCATGCTGCCGTTGGGCGCCATCGACATAAGCGCCAAGCTGGGGCTTCCCGATTTGCCGCGCTTGCCGGTCCTGCTTCACTCGAGGGTGAGAGGCGGGCGTCCCGCCGAGGCGCTTGCAGCACTTTCCGCTGCCTTCAGAGCAGCCGTGCGAGGCTGA
- a CDS encoding zinc ribbon-containing protein: protein MSAKAGEKAEKTGDFRCAHCHRTTHVTKGHTIPRCPHCGHAAFDTRRNEP, encoded by the coding sequence ATGTCCGCCAAAGCCGGTGAAAAAGCCGAGAAAACGGGAGACTTCCGCTGCGCGCACTGCCATCGCACAACACACGTGACGAAGGGGCACACGATTCCCCGCTGCCCCCATTGCGGCCACGCGGCGTTCGATACGCGACGCAACGAACCATGA